A stretch of Deltaproteobacteria bacterium DNA encodes these proteins:
- a CDS encoding PilZ domain-containing protein, producing MSLFPGGRKKRRFPRVSPEKGRPIRVDINGVDFLEIVYADNLSEGGLSIVAPHEFRGCKIDQPVSLIISLPEPEKANILVAGIIRYISYTRKIFGVAFVDLKKEDRKKIQRYVEYRMKGD from the coding sequence ATGTCATTATTCCCCGGTGGACGGAAAAAGAGACGATTTCCCCGGGTCAGTCCGGAGAAGGGCCGACCGATCCGGGTCGACATTAACGGAGTCGATTTTCTCGAGATCGTTTATGCCGACAATCTCAGTGAAGGGGGACTTTCCATTGTGGCTCCCCATGAGTTCAGGGGATGCAAAATCGACCAGCCCGTTTCGCTCATTATCTCCCTTCCGGAACCGGAAAAAGCAAACATCCTGGTTGCCGGGATCATTCGTTATATTTCCTACACCCGGAAGATCTTCGGCGTTGCCTTTGTGGACCTCAAAAAAGAAGACCGGAAGAAGATTCAGCGCTACGTTGAATATCGAATGAAGGGAGACTGA
- a CDS encoding NADH-quinone oxidoreductase subunit A, whose translation MPAGYFPIILFLILALLFGVVTLFFGSLIRPNRPGIDKLSPYECGNPPFMDSRSRIFIRYYLVAVLFVLFDLEAVFLYPWAVVYHKIGMYGLVEMVLFIVILLVGYAYAWRKGALEWD comes from the coding sequence ATTCCTGCCGGCTATTTCCCCATTATCCTGTTCCTGATCCTTGCCTTGCTTTTCGGGGTAGTGACCCTCTTTTTCGGGTCATTGATTCGTCCGAACCGTCCTGGTATTGACAAACTCTCCCCCTATGAATGCGGCAACCCCCCCTTCATGGATTCCCGGTCCCGGATCTTCATCCGTTATTACCTGGTGGCCGTACTGTTTGTTCTCTTCGATCTGGAAGCGGTCTTTCTCTATCCCTGGGCCGTGGTCTATCACAAGATCGGCATGTACGGCCTTGTGGAGATGGTCCTCTTTATTGTGATTCTCCTTGTCGGCTATGCCTATGCCTGGCGGAAAGGGGCATTGGAATGGGATTGA
- a CDS encoding NADH-quinone oxidoreductase subunit B, whose amino-acid sequence MGLIEHRFNDNFLTTTVDQVINWARKSSLWPVTFGLACCAIEMMTTGSAHYDLDRMGVIFRASPRQSDLMIVAGTLTWKMAHVLRKIYDQMPEPKYVISMGSCAASGGVFNTYSVVQGVDQVVPVDVYVPGCPPRPEALMYGIVKLQEKIEKARYIRKEL is encoded by the coding sequence ATGGGATTGATTGAACATCGATTCAACGACAACTTTCTCACGACGACGGTGGACCAGGTGATCAACTGGGCCCGGAAGTCCTCCCTCTGGCCGGTGACCTTCGGGCTTGCCTGCTGTGCGATTGAAATGATGACGACCGGTTCCGCCCATTACGATCTCGACAGGATGGGAGTGATTTTCCGTGCTTCGCCGCGACAGTCCGATCTGATGATCGTTGCGGGGACCCTGACCTGGAAGATGGCCCATGTGCTGCGCAAGATCTATGACCAGATGCCGGAGCCGAAATATGTGATCTCCATGGGAAGCTGTGCCGCATCGGGCGGGGTCTTCAACACCTACAGTGTGGTCCAGGGGGTTGACCAGGTTGTTCCCGTGGACGTTTATGTCCCGGGTTGTCCGCCCCGCCCTGAAGCACTGATGTACGGGATCGTCAAACTGCAGGAGAAAATAGAAAAGGCGCGGTATATCCGGAAGGAACTATGA
- a CDS encoding NADH-quinone oxidoreductase subunit C, giving the protein MSEIHLSQDEEAIIAALKDRVEKLEPAVEKICGQLSLGIEGKDLTAVCRVLKEHPAMQFDYLADLCGVDYLGKHARRFQVVYNLYSISLNHRVRIKVDLQEGEAIDSVTKIWNTANWHERELFDLFGIEVLGHPDLKRILMPEGWEGHPLRKDYPLQGKGQREDFSFIPENERPPTRRPKVRSEEW; this is encoded by the coding sequence ATGAGCGAAATCCATCTGAGTCAGGACGAAGAAGCGATCATCGCCGCCTTGAAGGACCGGGTGGAGAAGTTGGAACCTGCCGTGGAGAAGATCTGCGGTCAGCTTTCCCTGGGGATCGAAGGAAAAGATCTCACGGCGGTCTGCAGGGTACTGAAAGAGCATCCGGCCATGCAGTTCGATTACCTGGCCGATCTCTGCGGCGTTGATTATCTCGGAAAACATGCCCGCCGTTTTCAGGTGGTCTATAATCTTTACTCTATTTCGCTGAATCACCGGGTCCGGATCAAGGTCGACCTGCAGGAAGGGGAGGCGATCGACTCGGTTACGAAGATCTGGAACACGGCGAACTGGCACGAGCGGGAGCTCTTCGACTTGTTCGGGATCGAGGTTTTAGGCCATCCCGATCTGAAAAGGATCCTCATGCCGGAAGGTTGGGAGGGGCATCCACTGCGGAAGGATTATCCCCTCCAGGGGAAGGGGCAGCGGGAGGATTTTTCCTTTATTCCGGAAAATGAACGGCCCCCGACGCGCAGGCCGAAGGTCCGGTCGGAGGAATGGTAG
- the nuoD gene encoding NADH dehydrogenase (quinone) subunit D produces MITQELKINMGPQHPSTHGVLRLVLNIDGEKVRKAEPRVGYLHRGIEKLSEYGSYQQVITHIDRLDYISAITNEFAYTRTVEKLLGVRIPERAEYVRTIVAEMQRISSHLLWLATHALDIGAMTVFLYTFRERETILDLFEELTGARLNNNYMRIGGVSRDLSSFFIDTLYKFCDEFPAHIEEYDTLIRENRIWHNRTRGVGVISAEEAVSYGLSGPTLRGSGVNWDIRKAEPYGVYDKVEWEVPLGENGDVYDRYWIRVEELHQSTKIIRQCLDQLPEGPILIDDPKIVSPTKEKMNMEIESLIHQFKLMTEGFRVPEGEVYCATEVPKGELGFYLVSDGSSRPYRLKIRAPSFVHLGAFDRMVRGGFVADVIAVIGTIDIVLGECDR; encoded by the coding sequence TTGATTACCCAGGAACTGAAAATCAATATGGGACCGCAGCATCCCAGTACCCACGGGGTCTTGCGCCTGGTGCTCAATATCGATGGTGAAAAGGTCCGGAAAGCCGAGCCGCGGGTGGGGTATCTTCACCGGGGGATCGAGAAGCTTTCCGAGTACGGCTCCTACCAGCAGGTGATCACCCATATCGACCGCCTCGACTATATCTCGGCCATCACCAACGAGTTCGCCTATACCCGCACCGTGGAAAAACTTTTGGGGGTTCGTATCCCGGAACGGGCGGAATATGTCCGGACCATTGTGGCAGAGATGCAGCGCATTTCGTCGCACCTTCTCTGGCTGGCCACCCATGCCCTCGACATCGGTGCCATGACGGTCTTCCTCTATACCTTCCGGGAGCGGGAGACGATCCTCGACCTCTTTGAAGAATTGACCGGGGCGCGGCTGAACAACAACTATATGCGAATCGGCGGTGTGAGCCGGGATCTTTCTTCGTTCTTTATCGATACCCTGTACAAATTCTGCGACGAATTCCCCGCACATATCGAAGAGTACGATACCCTGATCCGGGAAAACCGGATCTGGCACAACCGGACCCGCGGGGTAGGGGTGATCTCCGCGGAAGAGGCGGTCAGCTACGGTCTCTCTGGTCCGACCCTTCGCGGTTCCGGCGTCAACTGGGATATCCGCAAGGCCGAACCCTACGGTGTCTATGACAAGGTGGAGTGGGAGGTTCCCCTCGGGGAGAACGGCGATGTCTATGACCGCTACTGGATCCGGGTGGAGGAACTCCATCAGAGTACGAAGATCATCCGTCAGTGTCTGGATCAGCTTCCCGAAGGGCCGATCCTGATCGACGACCCGAAGATCGTCTCCCCGACCAAAGAGAAGATGAACATGGAGATCGAATCCCTGATCCATCAATTCAAACTGATGACCGAAGGGTTCAGGGTCCCGGAAGGCGAGGTGTACTGCGCCACGGAAGTCCCGAAAGGGGAGCTGGGGTTCTATCTGGTCAGCGACGGGTCGTCCCGCCCCTATCGGCTGAAGATCCGGGCCCCCTCCTTCGTCCACCTGGGGGCCTTCGACCGGATGGTCCGGGGGGGATTTGTGGCGGATGTGATTGCCGTGATCGGGACGATTGATATTGTCCTGGGAGAGTGCGACCGGTAG